In Spinacia oleracea cultivar Varoflay chromosome 5, BTI_SOV_V1, whole genome shotgun sequence, a single window of DNA contains:
- the LOC110777050 gene encoding protein FAR1-RELATED SEQUENCE 5-like: MICGPFVGMNLHTQNIMFGVGFLLNEKAGFFELLFNSFLISMGGKQPVTIMTDQCSAMDKAIREVFPKSRHRLCTWHIGENAIVNIKGVMAKDGFKPRFDYVLKYTDTIAEFQHYWNSLMTDYNCKTHKWIERLYDLKEKWCPAYNKEWFSWGILSSQRSETTNHSISRRLHKTNGLCDFYKCFLDVIDEWRSKENKGDYNSSTGNRYYSCADNMLCFHARNVYTIAIYLIFEQRFIKVIGLRCQRISYEFPVSEYIVGHPTKDFIRHVVKFNEQEMVVDFTCKSYGEIGILCSHILRVFIVHNVEEIPKQYIMKRWTKEAMNTIVEEGEDRDNEVSVVSASVWRMQIKEYIGGVEGDGNVSNKYVRDETLLDVIEPSIDTVLPDVVEPIVEKVIPTMIQNPPKRKRKIKNGTEKANERNMRPKGIVEKKRNKLKGWNKRRERHVDNLREETQSTDKCMYHKFTCWWGFGSSNIFKFTIGSICSR, translated from the exons ATGATATGTGGTCCTTTTGTTGGAATGAATCTCCACACTCAAAATATCATGTTTGGAGTTGGGTTTCTTTTGAATGAGAAGGCAGGTTTTTTTGAGTtgctttttaattcttttttgaTATCTATGGGTGGGAAGCAACCGGTTACCATCATGACGGATCAGTGTTCTGCCATGGACAAGGCTATAAG GGAAGTTTTTCCTAAATCAAGGCATCGGTTATGTACGTGGCATATAGGAGAAAATGCTATTGTAAACATCAAAGGTGTTATGGCTAAAGATGGTTTCAAACCTAGAtttgattatgttttgaaatATACTGACACAATTGCCGAGTTTCAGCATTATTGGAATAG TCTTATGACTGATTACAATTGCAAGACACACAAATGGATAGAGAGGTTATATGATTTGAAAGAGAAATGGTGTCCTGCATATAACAAAGAGTGGTTTTCTTGGGGTATTTTATCTTCTCAAAGGAGTGAGACCACAAACCATTCTATTTCTAGGAGGTTGCATAAAACGAACGGTTTATGTGATTTTTATAAGTGTTTTTTGGATGTAATTGATGAATGGAGAAGTAAGGAGAACAAGGGAGATTATAATTCTTCTACTGGAAATAGATATTACTCATGTGCGGATAACATGTTATGTTTTCATGCGCGGAATGTGTATACAATTgcaatatatttgatatttgagCAACGATTCATCAAAGTAATTGGTTTGAGATGTCAACGCATTTCCTATGAGTTTCCAGTTTCTGAGTATATTGTTGGGCATCCTACAAAGGACTTCATTAGACATGTTGTGAAGTTTAATGAGCAAGAGATGGTTGTTGATTTTACTTGCAAGTCATATGGAGAAATAGGCATTCTTTGTTCTCATATTCTTCGAGTTTTTATTGTTCATAATGTTGAAGAGATTCCCAAACAATACATTATGAAGAGATGGACAAAAGAGGCTATGAACACGATTGTTGAAGAAGGAGAAGATAGAGATAATGAAGTAAGTGTTGTTTCTGCTTCAGTTTGGAGGATGCAAA TAAAGGAGTATATTGGTGGTGTTGAAGGGGATGGTAATGTATCAAACAAGTATGTGCGTGATGAAACTCTACTTGATGTCATTGAGCCTTCAATAGACACAGTTTTGCCAGATGTTGTGGAACCGATTGTTGAAAAAGTCATTCCAACAATGATTCAAAATCCACCAAAGCGAAAGAGGAAGATTAAGAACGGGACTGAAAAGGCTAATGAGAGGAATATGAGACCTAAAGGAATTGTTGAGAAGAAACGCAATAAACTGAAAGGTTGGAACAAGAGAAGAGAAAGACATGTTGATAATTTGAGGGAGGAAACTCAGTCTACTGATAAG